The Kitasatospora paranensis genome has a window encoding:
- a CDS encoding AfsR/SARP family transcriptional regulator, translating to MGTRSRSTGARHDPSTAGRGRHPARRGSHPGAAARRGAADHTAAGRRRALRAADDPDDTRAAEPRIRLDLLGGFALHLDGEQAQPGIGARRLLALLAVEPGGLTRARAAAVLWPGLDPARAGAALRTALHRLPGHRADLLNDCGERLRLAAEVTVDLGERRAVAARVLNLALPLDAEELALAAGCDFGLDLLPDWEEDWLDHHRLRWREQRLHTLEALSFRLVQAGWVGAAVDAALVAVHADSLRESAHETLVAAYLAAGNRIAAHAYRRAYRELLRRELGGAPDGPDADVRAPADGAHAGIRPPVRGLHSLHRPGPSRRDEPT from the coding sequence GTGGGGACGAGGTCAAGGAGCACGGGGGCACGCCATGATCCAAGCACTGCCGGGCGGGGCCGTCACCCGGCCCGTCGCGGTTCCCACCCGGGGGCCGCGGCGCGCCGCGGCGCCGCCGACCACACCGCCGCGGGACGCCGGCGCGCCCTGCGGGCCGCCGACGACCCGGACGACACCCGGGCCGCCGAGCCGCGGATCCGGCTCGACCTGCTGGGCGGCTTCGCCCTGCACCTCGACGGCGAACAGGCCCAGCCGGGCATCGGCGCACGGCGACTGCTGGCGCTGCTCGCCGTCGAACCCGGCGGCCTCACCCGGGCCAGGGCGGCCGCCGTGCTCTGGCCCGGGCTCGACCCGGCCCGGGCCGGCGCCGCCCTGCGCACCGCGCTGCACCGGCTGCCGGGCCACCGCGCGGACCTGCTGAACGACTGCGGGGAGCGGCTGCGGCTCGCCGCCGAGGTCACCGTCGACCTCGGTGAACGCCGGGCGGTCGCCGCCCGGGTGCTCAACCTGGCCCTGCCGCTGGACGCCGAGGAACTCGCCCTCGCCGCCGGCTGCGACTTCGGACTCGACCTGCTGCCCGACTGGGAGGAGGACTGGCTCGACCACCACCGGCTGCGCTGGCGCGAGCAGCGGCTGCACACCCTGGAGGCGCTCTCCTTCCGGCTCGTCCAGGCGGGCTGGGTCGGCGCCGCGGTGGACGCGGCACTGGTCGCCGTGCACGCCGACAGCCTGCGCGAGAGCGCCCACGAGACGCTGGTCGCCGCGTACCTGGCGGCCGGCAACCGGATCGCCGCGCACGCCTACCGCCGGGCGTACCGGGAGCTGCTCCGCCGTGAGCTCGGCGGCGCACCGGACGGCCCCGACGCGGACGTCCGGGCGCCCGCCGACGGAGCGCACGCCGGGATCCGCCCGCCCGTCCGGGGGCTGCACAGCCTGCACCGGCCCGGCCCGAGCCGCCGGGACGAACCGACCTGA
- a CDS encoding vanadium-dependent haloperoxidase: MTLPLTHRQTSRRRVIAAGLGAAGALALPATGAWAAETRTGRRAPGATGISVVVRWNQASMDAILAEYRAAGTVFGPATVNARALAVIHNCIYDAWACYDGHAVGTRFGGSLRRPRRERTLANKNEAISYAAHLAMRDLFPNQAAAADSMLRSLGYEPDAAAGPNSPAGIGRRTAQAVLDFRHADGANQLGGYVDTTGYQPVNTPQAVAAFDPGAVTSPAHWTPLIVGGKTQHFLTPQFSVTTPFALTSPTQFGVAAPPAYPSSRLSDAVEELLEISAGLTDEHKAIAEFWLDNDVTPPGAQQSWARFVSARDGYGVDEDAPLFFGLNMAECDAAIGSWAVKRVYDFARPSTLIPYDQRGRQIRAWGGPGQGTVTMDGVHWRAYVAVPGFPATVSGHSTFSGAAAEFLRRFTGTDAFGDGYLFKAGTSTVEPGMTPAVDVQLTWPTFTEAAEQAGISRIYGGMHWSFDNGPGLEMGHKIGRVVHRKAMDLLHGRAN; encoded by the coding sequence ATGACCCTGCCTCTCACCCACCGCCAGACGTCCCGCCGCCGGGTCATCGCCGCCGGCCTCGGCGCGGCCGGCGCGCTCGCCCTGCCCGCCACCGGCGCCTGGGCCGCCGAGACCCGCACCGGCCGCCGCGCCCCCGGCGCCACCGGGATCAGCGTCGTCGTCCGCTGGAACCAGGCCTCCATGGACGCGATCCTCGCCGAGTACCGGGCCGCCGGCACGGTCTTCGGCCCGGCGACCGTCAACGCCCGTGCGCTGGCCGTCATCCACAACTGCATCTACGACGCCTGGGCCTGCTACGACGGGCACGCGGTCGGCACCCGCTTCGGCGGCTCGCTGCGCCGTCCGCGCCGCGAGCGGACCCTCGCCAACAAGAACGAGGCGATCAGCTACGCCGCGCACCTCGCGATGCGCGACCTCTTCCCGAACCAGGCCGCCGCGGCCGACTCGATGCTGCGCTCGCTCGGCTACGAGCCGGACGCCGCCGCCGGGCCGAACAGCCCGGCCGGGATAGGCCGGCGCACCGCCCAGGCCGTCCTGGACTTCCGGCACGCCGACGGCGCCAACCAGCTCGGCGGTTACGTGGACACCACCGGCTACCAGCCGGTCAACACGCCGCAGGCGGTCGCCGCCTTCGACCCCGGTGCGGTCACCTCGCCCGCGCACTGGACCCCGCTGATCGTGGGCGGCAAGACGCAGCACTTCCTCACCCCGCAGTTCTCCGTCACGACGCCGTTCGCACTGACCAGCCCGACCCAATTCGGCGTGGCCGCGCCGCCGGCCTACCCCTCCAGCCGGCTGTCGGACGCCGTCGAGGAACTGCTGGAGATCAGCGCCGGCCTCACCGACGAGCACAAGGCGATCGCCGAGTTCTGGCTGGACAACGACGTCACCCCGCCCGGCGCCCAGCAGTCCTGGGCCCGCTTCGTGTCCGCCCGCGACGGCTACGGCGTGGACGAGGACGCGCCGCTGTTCTTCGGTCTGAACATGGCCGAGTGCGACGCGGCGATCGGCTCCTGGGCGGTCAAGCGGGTCTACGACTTCGCGCGGCCGTCGACGCTGATCCCGTACGACCAGCGCGGCCGGCAGATCCGGGCCTGGGGCGGCCCCGGCCAGGGCACCGTCACCATGGACGGCGTGCACTGGCGGGCGTACGTGGCGGTGCCGGGCTTCCCCGCCACCGTGTCCGGGCACAGCACCTTCTCCGGCGCCGCCGCCGAGTTCCTGCGGCGCTTCACCGGCACCGACGCCTTCGGCGACGGCTACCTGTTCAAGGCCGGCACCTCGACCGTCGAGCCGGGCATGACGCCCGCCGTCGACGTGCAGCTGACCTGGCCCACCTTCACCGAGGCCGCCGAGCAGGCCGGCATCTCCCGCATCTACGGCGGCATGCACTGGAGCTTCGACAACGGTCCGGGCCTGGAGATGGGTCACAAGATCGGCCGGGTTGTCCACCGCAAGGCCATGGACCTCCTCCACGGCCGCGCCAACTGA